One part of the Thermococcus litoralis DSM 5473 genome encodes these proteins:
- a CDS encoding helix-turn-helix transcriptional regulator, which produces MRVHILRASCEEGKVVLLLRLEVNLDQVYNERLTDSEREILEFIIQKGEVTQKEVGERFGKVKACRIIQTLEKKGLIERKKNGKTYVVKTV; this is translated from the coding sequence ATGAGGGTTCACATATTAAGAGCAAGCTGTGAAGAGGGAAAGGTAGTATTACTCCTTAGATTAGAAGTTAATCTTGACCAGGTATACAATGAAAGATTAACCGACTCAGAAAGGGAAATCTTGGAATTCATAATTCAGAAGGGTGAAGTCACTCAAAAGGAAGTTGGTGAGAGGTTTGGAAAAGTTAAGGCTTGCAGAATTATTCAAACTCTGGAAAAGAAGGGATTGATAGAACGGAAGAAGAATGGGAAAACTTATGTTGTGAAGACAGTGTGA
- a CDS encoding radical SAM protein: MIVIWVNIIPEPIKIIFKFFAGPKEIHDAYRYDGAFERTTSNIEKAIDAGFRVDLRTNVNKENYKCLEELAKFYIEKGWTNKENVRFYLAPVREKFGPCYFNPNLSYDEILSLFKSELITKTFGVFNGLFVKFYEGIWIPQFYNCPAHYRQIFYDPYGDLYTCMSALRTKELRIGKYYPSLELNENFQLYRKRNIFNIEKCRTCEFALLCGGGCSYNAFLRAGNLTNPDCYSMEILKEKFFNLFQDRNVLYYYFRVK; encoded by the coding sequence GTGATAGTTATTTGGGTAAATATTATCCCAGAGCCAATTAAAATAATCTTTAAGTTCTTTGCTGGTCCAAAAGAAATCCATGATGCGTATCGATATGATGGAGCATTCGAAAGAACAACCTCAAACATAGAGAAAGCTATCGATGCGGGATTTAGAGTTGATTTGAGAACAAATGTCAACAAAGAAAATTATAAATGCTTGGAAGAACTTGCAAAATTTTATATTGAAAAAGGTTGGACAAACAAAGAAAATGTCAGATTTTATTTAGCCCCAGTTAGGGAAAAATTTGGTCCCTGCTACTTTAACCCGAATTTATCCTATGATGAAATCCTAAGTCTATTCAAGAGTGAGTTAATAACAAAAACTTTTGGAGTATTCAATGGTCTCTTTGTCAAGTTCTATGAGGGGATTTGGATTCCACAGTTTTATAACTGTCCAGCTCATTACAGGCAGATATTTTATGATCCCTATGGTGATTTATACACGTGCATGAGTGCTCTGAGAACAAAAGAACTTAGGATTGGAAAATACTACCCGAGTCTTGAACTAAATGAGAACTTTCAGTTATACAGAAAACGAAATATTTTCAACATTGAAAAATGCAGAACCTGCGAATTTGCTCTGCTCTGTGGAGGAGGATGTAGCTACAATGCATTTCTAAGGGCAGGTAATTTAACCAATCCCGACTGCTATAGCATGGAAATATTAAAGGAAAAGTTTTTCAATTTGTTTCAAGATAGAAACGTCTTATATTACTATTTTAGAGTCAAATGA
- a CDS encoding ABC transporter permease — MLNISAMVKDIKVIRAFVFIQKEVFFSRRFDLVLQFISLGLNILFIGIFANLITINANISQYGTTNYLDYLLIGSIIHNLVFLPRGSISSFVLGRIFPVLYNSPASLTAIFIGINAWRILWNLGLTLIITTIYVLFFGLTIHLNLGVVIVILSGVLLIFALDLFSAGFRIATKATQDPLNWFFNVTAQLVSGLYFPPEALPGWLQPLSKIHPETYILQMGRLTMGGGYSLIQILPSLANMLTITFVMLFLGYLTFLWGFNKARELGTLGHV, encoded by the coding sequence GTGTTGAACATTAGTGCAATGGTCAAGGACATCAAGGTGATTAGAGCATTCGTTTTCATACAAAAGGAAGTTTTCTTTTCAAGGCGCTTTGACTTAGTCCTCCAGTTCATCAGCTTAGGCTTGAACATTCTCTTCATTGGGATTTTTGCAAATCTAATCACAATCAACGCTAACATCTCCCAATATGGCACCACAAACTATCTCGATTATCTGTTAATAGGCTCAATAATCCACAACTTGGTATTTCTCCCGAGGGGAAGCATTTCCTCATTCGTTTTGGGAAGAATATTTCCAGTATTATACAATTCACCAGCTTCCTTAACAGCAATTTTCATCGGAATTAACGCCTGGCGAATTTTATGGAATTTAGGGTTAACTTTGATAATAACCACAATTTATGTCCTCTTTTTCGGATTAACCATTCATCTTAACCTTGGTGTTGTAATTGTCATTTTGAGCGGCGTTTTGCTAATTTTTGCCCTTGATCTGTTTTCGGCAGGCTTTAGAATTGCCACCAAAGCGACTCAAGACCCGTTAAACTGGTTCTTCAACGTTACTGCTCAGCTTGTTAGCGGGCTTTACTTTCCGCCAGAAGCCCTGCCAGGCTGGCTTCAACCATTATCAAAAATTCACCCTGAAACATACATCCTTCAAATGGGTAGGTTAACAATGGGAGGAGGATACTCATTGATTCAAATTCTCCCAAGTTTGGCAAACATGCTGACCATAACTTTTGTAATGCTCTTCTTGGGATATCTTACTTTTTTATGGGGCTTTAATAAAGCAAGGGAATTAGGAACTTTAGGGCATGTGTAA
- a CDS encoding radical SAM protein — MDFFWTSKELKDYFNWLWDNIYPNNYHIIVVTYTCNLNCSYCYQRNIKRERDLTKEQVDKIFEAILKFDNGEVDDKKSKTRNIQLYGGEPLQKRLYEMIEYILEIGSSYGYRFIIMTNAIDLNHYLPLLESYRDLIALIQTTIDVIFIGYEPILS, encoded by the coding sequence ATGGATTTCTTTTGGACCAGCAAAGAACTTAAAGATTATTTTAATTGGCTCTGGGATAATATTTACCCAAATAACTATCACATTATTGTTGTGACTTACACTTGCAACCTTAATTGTTCTTACTGTTATCAAAGAAACATAAAAAGGGAAAGAGACTTAACAAAAGAACAAGTAGATAAAATCTTTGAGGCTATTTTAAAGTTTGATAATGGAGAAGTTGACGATAAAAAAAGCAAAACCCGAAATATCCAACTCTACGGTGGGGAACCCCTCCAAAAGAGACTCTATGAAATGATTGAGTACATTCTTGAAATTGGCTCATCATATGGGTATAGATTTATAATTATGACGAACGCTATTGATTTAAATCATTATTTGCCCCTTCTTGAATCTTACAGGGATTTAATAGCTTTGATACAAACAACCATTGATGTCATATTCATCGGTTATGAACCCATACTGTCTTAA
- a CDS encoding radical SAM protein has protein sequence MHLSYFTNIIPLTGNEYLLLKPGSKPLTVDGEVVETIKTPSCAPKEVINALIKEGFITNLKPEEEVALFYSFLEQNESQIKGKYSIAITYNCNFACTYCYERNISKDSTISREMIDRFYEIAFSNRDKIRDSIGITGGEPLMYENAEILEYLLREGKRKRICF, from the coding sequence ATGCACCTCTCTTATTTTACAAACATCATCCCACTAACCGGAAATGAATATCTCTTGCTGAAGCCTGGTTCAAAACCCTTGACAGTGGATGGAGAAGTTGTTGAAACGATTAAAACTCCAAGCTGTGCTCCAAAAGAAGTTATAAACGCTCTGATAAAAGAAGGATTTATTACAAACTTAAAGCCGGAAGAAGAAGTTGCATTATTTTACAGTTTTTTAGAACAAAACGAATCCCAAATAAAAGGTAAATATAGCATTGCAATAACATACAACTGCAACTTTGCTTGCACTTACTGCTATGAAAGGAACATAAGTAAGGATAGCACAATCAGCAGAGAAATGATTGATAGGTTTTATGAAATAGCTTTTTCAAATAGGGACAAGATAAGGGATAGCATTGGAATTACAGGTGGGGAACCTTTAATGTATGAAAATGCCGAAATTTTGGAATATCTTCTACGAGAAGGAAAGAGAAAAAGGATTTGCTTTTGA
- a CDS encoding DUF4932 domain-containing protein, giving the protein MITLFITCLHPFFQVVQAQEAQINVEVNPNLELFSVIYVLAFNGSDSFIIAPEDYVNDVLTYFAPYKEHEAVEYIRKILDKSYPYYHRDSVIMDLSTRLVALDYLPNETNLGDLKPLAEFAKESNFMEFYKAHEKEYAEYTSSIKPYLLGVPKLHREFFGHAAKEYRVEYSYSLRIRAHVVFQGGTAYCIDYIYPVKYEEEKIQDVVAIFHEFTHPFVNNFLGKTYKLFENKSYYLDEIKNQLPMTTMYDSAHFGSFIQYLNEVLTESLAEYFALESGVPQESVKYRTLKLSSGLYPLEDFLKEYKYFEKIRKDNETLLDYAPTMAEHMGEWATPENISRYFNKRAPVMGLPLINRGTYLGKIVIVYGTQNPDKSGVEYDKKTAEELREFLENSFIIGYSNAPKIIVKEDVNLTDEDLRGNLILIGGPVANEITRKLNDQLPVAFVHYEDGWSLKRNPSAVEDFGAFLLTPDNLIELPLNSTIPYDESMGVLQTIRNPWNEKNYIMVLAGLTRYGTKNISKNLNFIVSYKIFGGNYTELGFYKQYKG; this is encoded by the coding sequence ATGATAACGTTGTTTATAACGTGCCTCCATCCGTTTTTTCAAGTTGTTCAGGCCCAAGAAGCTCAAATTAACGTGGAAGTTAACCCTAACTTGGAATTATTTAGTGTGATTTATGTTCTGGCCTTCAATGGGAGTGATTCGTTTATAATAGCACCCGAAGATTATGTTAACGATGTCTTGACGTACTTTGCCCCTTACAAAGAGCATGAGGCGGTCGAATACATTAGGAAAATTCTCGATAAGTCTTACCCGTATTACCACCGTGATAGTGTGATAATGGATTTAAGCACTAGACTAGTGGCTTTAGATTACCTGCCAAATGAGACTAATCTTGGCGATTTAAAGCCCCTGGCAGAGTTTGCCAAAGAGAGCAACTTCATGGAGTTTTACAAAGCTCACGAGAAAGAATACGCTGAATACACCTCAAGCATAAAGCCTTACTTACTGGGCGTCCCAAAGCTGCACAGGGAATTCTTTGGACATGCCGCTAAAGAATACCGAGTCGAATACTCGTACTCATTGAGAATACGTGCTCATGTAGTATTCCAAGGAGGAACAGCCTACTGCATAGACTACATCTATCCAGTCAAATATGAAGAAGAAAAGATTCAGGACGTTGTTGCAATATTCCATGAGTTTACACATCCTTTTGTTAATAATTTTCTGGGGAAAACCTACAAGCTTTTCGAGAACAAAAGTTATTACCTGGATGAAATCAAAAACCAACTACCCATGACTACAATGTATGATTCAGCGCATTTTGGATCATTCATTCAGTATCTTAACGAGGTTTTAACAGAAAGCCTCGCAGAGTACTTCGCCTTAGAGAGTGGTGTTCCCCAAGAGTCAGTTAAGTATAGAACACTTAAACTCTCCTCTGGGTTGTATCCTCTCGAAGATTTTTTGAAAGAATATAAGTATTTTGAAAAAATCAGGAAAGATAATGAAACTCTGCTTGATTACGCTCCCACTATGGCCGAACACATGGGGGAGTGGGCAACTCCAGAGAACATCAGTAGATACTTTAATAAGAGAGCTCCTGTCATGGGACTCCCACTTATAAACAGAGGCACATACCTTGGCAAGATTGTAATTGTTTACGGTACCCAAAACCCCGATAAAAGTGGTGTGGAGTACGATAAAAAAACTGCGGAGGAGTTGAGGGAGTTTCTTGAGAACTCATTTATCATAGGCTACAGCAACGCCCCCAAAATAATTGTCAAAGAGGATGTTAATTTGACAGATGAAGACCTAAGGGGGAATTTAATTCTTATTGGCGGTCCTGTAGCGAATGAAATTACGAGGAAGCTAAATGACCAACTTCCAGTAGCTTTTGTGCATTATGAGGATGGTTGGAGTTTAAAGCGGAATCCGAGTGCTGTTGAGGATTTCGGTGCGTTTCTGCTAACACCTGATAACCTCATAGAACTCCCATTGAACAGCACGATTCCCTATGATGAGTCCATGGGTGTGCTGCAGACTATTAGGAATCCCTGGAATGAGAAAAACTACATTATGGTGCTTGCTGGTTTAACACGATATGGAACAAAAAATATTTCAAAGAACTTAAACTTTATAGTTAGTTATAAAATCTTTGGAGGAAACTACACAGAATTAGGATTTTACAAGCAATATAAAGGGTGA
- a CDS encoding M1 family aminopeptidase, producing MIVHSRGIIFKAMTIYSDKGEAFMDRVIACGLVFILITATFGCISYLHSTTTVQQKDTAIPVQTLENASLINVAVYKDWLHNSTQYFEIYYPKEVYENPVLQSKLNMLILGADSTYESYSKIFGTEPQKAKIYLYPSKEELENITEKNTLWFVDYQKREIHIALIEETGMYLSFEIVPALLEFAAGKTLPDALAIGFGVLDFKIPMSLQEKTTKYVSINQLNSLNLRENYNETLYTEAGDLLRYIADTHGPQVLIKVLKGGNIPEIDDGKFREFLNAEDRETSNIGKTFITLDISMQKKKFEGVVSYNNVTSQLYIYFRRVPRINIKEIKVNGENVDFIQSFALIIPMKDFKNGSIEIKYSGDYSKIEKIAPKRGYIEGQIKEEIAFLRGTFLRPMLNSVELFKAIEVKAKTDKGTVIAPGELISSGGTFIWRISFPRGFTGVIPIFAGEFKKMELMNGYLTVYYMGIDDETAERYANLTAEILDFGVKYFGKPGYEKVKVVYPNEMSISSLMLDTLAYSHNPIRYKYGYTYEIAHWWVPGTVTFDTNMSQFWFNLAFPWYYSLKYAQNISQESYRELRNYGISKYHKTTNYGEKDIPLVEVWKVWRTDINLYYAVGAYRGALVLEKLEEHTSREIFFQSLREFFEKYRFKEGDLNDFVAVLEKNSGKPVKELFQNLTTSTGLP from the coding sequence ATGATAGTCCACAGCAGAGGCATAATATTTAAGGCAATGACTATCTATTCAGATAAAGGTGAAGCCTTTATGGATAGGGTAATAGCATGTGGTTTAGTTTTTATTCTCATAACTGCCACATTTGGGTGCATATCATATCTCCACTCAACGACCACAGTTCAACAAAAAGATACTGCAATCCCTGTACAAACACTAGAAAATGCCAGCCTTATTAATGTTGCGGTTTACAAAGACTGGCTCCACAATTCCACACAATATTTCGAAATCTATTATCCAAAAGAAGTTTATGAAAACCCAGTATTGCAGTCAAAACTCAACATGCTCATCCTTGGTGCAGACAGCACCTATGAAAGCTATTCCAAGATTTTTGGAACCGAACCACAAAAAGCAAAAATCTATCTCTACCCCTCAAAAGAAGAGCTCGAAAACATTACAGAGAAAAACACCCTCTGGTTTGTGGATTATCAGAAAAGGGAAATACACATTGCTCTAATTGAAGAGACTGGTATGTATTTATCGTTTGAAATTGTTCCGGCGCTCTTAGAATTTGCGGCAGGCAAAACACTTCCAGATGCGCTTGCCATTGGATTCGGAGTGCTGGACTTCAAAATACCAATGAGCCTTCAAGAGAAAACGACAAAATACGTAAGTATAAATCAGTTAAACTCCCTAAACCTTAGGGAAAATTACAACGAAACCTTATATACTGAAGCCGGAGATTTGTTGAGATACATTGCAGATACTCACGGTCCGCAGGTTCTTATAAAAGTCTTAAAAGGGGGCAACATCCCAGAAATCGATGACGGAAAGTTCCGGGAATTTCTGAATGCTGAAGATCGTGAGACAAGCAATATAGGAAAGACTTTCATCACTTTAGACATCAGCATGCAGAAGAAGAAATTTGAGGGAGTTGTAAGCTACAACAATGTCACTTCACAGCTATACATATACTTCAGAAGAGTTCCGAGAATTAACATTAAAGAAATTAAAGTGAACGGCGAAAATGTTGACTTCATCCAGAGTTTTGCACTAATTATCCCCATGAAAGACTTCAAAAATGGGAGCATAGAAATTAAATACAGCGGGGACTACTCAAAAATAGAGAAAATTGCACCTAAAAGGGGATACATAGAGGGACAAATTAAAGAGGAGATTGCATTTTTAAGAGGAACATTCTTGAGACCCATGCTAAACTCCGTCGAGCTGTTTAAAGCTATAGAGGTTAAGGCTAAAACTGATAAAGGAACAGTAATAGCTCCAGGTGAATTAATTTCCTCTGGAGGAACATTTATCTGGAGAATTTCATTCCCTCGTGGCTTTACCGGGGTAATTCCAATCTTTGCCGGGGAGTTTAAGAAGATGGAGCTAATGAACGGCTACTTAACGGTTTACTACATGGGAATTGATGACGAAACCGCAGAGAGGTACGCCAACCTTACCGCAGAAATTCTGGACTTTGGAGTAAAATATTTTGGAAAACCAGGATATGAGAAAGTTAAAGTTGTTTACCCCAATGAAATGAGCATTTCAAGTTTAATGCTCGATACCCTTGCATACTCCCATAATCCCATACGCTACAAATACGGCTACACCTATGAAATAGCACACTGGTGGGTTCCTGGAACGGTGACATTTGACACAAACATGAGCCAGTTCTGGTTCAATCTTGCCTTTCCATGGTACTACTCTCTAAAATACGCCCAAAACATTTCACAAGAAAGTTACCGAGAATTAAGGAACTATGGGATTTCAAAATATCACAAAACAACAAATTACGGAGAGAAAGATATTCCATTAGTGGAAGTGTGGAAAGTATGGAGAACAGATATCAACCTTTACTATGCTGTTGGTGCATATAGGGGAGCCTTGGTTCTTGAAAAGCTTGAAGAACACACAAGCAGAGAGATATTTTTCCAATCTCTTAGAGAGTTCTTTGAAAAATACAGATTCAAAGAAGGAGATTTAAACGATTTTGTAGCAGTATTAGAAAAGAACTCAGGAAAACCAGTTAAAGAACTCTTCCAAAATTTGACAACAAGCACAGGTTTGCCTTAG
- a CDS encoding Lrp/AsnC family transcriptional regulator has product MELRKNGRITFTDLSKKLGLSVASIKNRVDKLERLGAIKGYSALVEPAFLEEYLQALIELELLADDPRAEMVLQEIGKLENVLGIYKKTGEFQVMIRANFRNMDELKSFLRLLSQRYLRKNLRRWRVTIILDVIKDNGVQISKGSQRR; this is encoded by the coding sequence GTGGAGCTTAGAAAGAACGGTAGGATTACTTTCACGGACCTTAGTAAAAAGCTTGGGCTATCTGTAGCAAGCATAAAAAACAGGGTCGATAAACTTGAAAGACTCGGCGCGATAAAGGGCTATTCCGCTCTTGTGGAGCCCGCTTTTCTTGAAGAGTATTTGCAGGCTTTAATCGAGCTTGAACTCCTTGCTGATGATCCCCGGGCTGAAATGGTTTTGCAAGAGATAGGAAAGCTCGAAAACGTCTTGGGCATCTATAAAAAGACCGGGGAATTCCAGGTGATGATAAGAGCTAACTTCAGGAACATGGACGAGCTGAAAAGCTTTTTAAGGCTTCTTTCTCAAAGATATCTGCGTAAAAACCTCCGACGGTGGAGGGTCACCATAATCCTCGATGTCATAAAAGACAATGGAGTTCAGATTTCCAAGGGCTCCCAAAGGAGATGA
- a CDS encoding radical SAM/SPASM domain-containing protein — MRAAFSYLFLFCCRDYGSNGEDCILKVNKYLLNLKLEEDKYIIINLLNQKAFYCDKEVKDALSTEHIGTLPLSILNTLKELGIILPHDYDYIKQFQQMAKKHVLNPNQFKFYGFEIILNWNCNFACNFCIQRKNWGQRESISHKKLQKILEFIDMYGDKPPHVAISGGEPLLPGNYEIIERLLRYLVEKNGELVITTNGFTLSKYLHLFEKYHSVISLIRISIAGPQEIHDKKRVHKTGAPTFNIVFGNLKKAMKTELLPKLRIVTHFDQENIPYLDKWVKILLEEGILGKVPVMFSVVENGGNINSQRFEEYKNREYISKKLIKYFSQNKWALKYIEVDNGTGEFEIIKNIILHGVLPNVRLYSCNGLAGREAVMAPDGYVYPCVILAREKTFRIGKYYPASEIFWDSITKVRSRNLTTLNKCHSCPLLPICSGGCPFKDLSKKELEKVKRGLIPITDCVSCMNKGLMENEVSQLFFEFKKVMGQGG; from the coding sequence ATGAGAGCGGCATTCTCTTATTTATTTTTATTCTGCTGTAGGGACTATGGCTCTAATGGGGAGGATTGTATATTGAAAGTTAATAAATATTTGCTGAATCTTAAGCTTGAGGAAGACAAATACATTATAATAAACCTATTAAATCAAAAGGCGTTTTATTGTGATAAAGAAGTTAAGGATGCTCTTTCTACCGAACATATAGGTACATTGCCCTTATCGATTCTTAATACTCTAAAAGAACTTGGGATTATCCTTCCACATGATTATGATTACATTAAACAGTTTCAACAGATGGCTAAAAAACATGTGTTAAATCCAAATCAATTTAAGTTTTATGGTTTTGAGATTATACTAAATTGGAATTGTAACTTTGCATGCAATTTTTGTATACAACGAAAAAATTGGGGACAAAGGGAGAGCATATCTCATAAAAAATTACAAAAAATCTTAGAATTTATTGATATGTATGGAGACAAACCTCCACATGTGGCTATAAGTGGTGGGGAACCCCTACTCCCAGGTAATTACGAAATAATTGAGAGATTGCTCAGATATTTAGTTGAGAAGAACGGGGAACTTGTAATAACCACAAATGGTTTTACACTCTCTAAGTATCTCCATTTATTTGAAAAATATCATTCTGTAATTTCCTTAATACGAATAAGTATTGCCGGTCCCCAGGAGATACATGATAAAAAGAGAGTTCATAAAACCGGTGCGCCGACGTTTAACATTGTATTTGGCAATCTTAAAAAGGCTATGAAAACTGAATTATTGCCAAAACTTAGAATCGTTACGCATTTTGACCAAGAGAATATCCCTTACTTGGATAAATGGGTCAAAATATTGTTGGAAGAAGGGATTCTTGGAAAGGTTCCAGTAATGTTTTCAGTAGTAGAAAATGGTGGAAATATTAACTCCCAAAGATTTGAGGAATACAAAAATAGAGAGTATATATCTAAAAAATTAATAAAATATTTTTCACAAAATAAATGGGCACTTAAATACATCGAAGTGGATAATGGAACAGGGGAGTTTGAAATAATTAAAAACATAATCTTACATGGGGTACTCCCTAATGTGCGTTTATACTCATGCAATGGACTTGCAGGTAGAGAAGCAGTTATGGCACCCGATGGATATGTTTATCCCTGTGTAATACTTGCCAGAGAAAAAACATTTAGAATCGGTAAATACTATCCTGCTTCAGAGATATTTTGGGATTCAATAACAAAAGTAAGAAGTAGAAACTTAACAACCTTAAATAAATGCCATAGTTGTCCATTATTGCCCATCTGCAGTGGGGGATGTCCTTTTAAAGATTTATCAAAAAAAGAGTTGGAGAAGGTGAAGCGGGGATTGATACCCATTACAGATTGTGTAAGTTGTATGAATAAAGGCCTTATGGAAAATGAAGTGAGTCAACTCTTTTTTGAATTTAAGAAAGTAATGGGGCAAGGAGGCTAG
- the upp gene encoding uracil phosphoribosyltransferase — translation MIEDKRWKGVYSFDDSPYLMEVLTELRDKETDSIAFRKGLVKLGRFMGYEIIKTMETEKVKVETPLEETEGIIVKDRRNVVIVTVLRAAVPLMEGLVKVFEHARIGIVSASRGKAPKFEIEMNYIKIPQITPEDTVIIADPMIATGSTLLRVIEEVKKYGTPKRIIVLGVLAAPEGITRIKEKFPEVEIFVTKIDRELNDKGYILPGLGDAGDRAFGAPIKLSTLPQVHTIE, via the coding sequence ATGATAGAGGATAAAAGGTGGAAAGGTGTTTACTCCTTTGATGACTCTCCCTATCTGATGGAAGTATTAACAGAGCTTAGAGATAAAGAAACAGACTCTATAGCTTTTAGAAAAGGGCTTGTAAAGCTTGGAAGGTTTATGGGTTATGAGATAATCAAGACAATGGAGACAGAGAAAGTAAAAGTCGAGACACCTTTGGAAGAAACTGAAGGGATAATAGTAAAAGACAGGAGAAATGTAGTCATAGTAACTGTTCTCAGAGCTGCAGTGCCCCTTATGGAAGGTCTTGTAAAGGTCTTTGAGCATGCAAGGATAGGAATAGTCTCAGCATCAAGAGGAAAAGCCCCAAAGTTTGAGATAGAGATGAACTACATCAAAATCCCCCAGATAACGCCCGAAGATACGGTAATCATAGCCGATCCAATGATAGCTACTGGTTCAACTCTGCTGAGGGTAATAGAAGAGGTCAAAAAGTACGGTACTCCAAAGAGAATAATCGTGTTGGGCGTTCTTGCAGCTCCTGAAGGAATAACCAGAATAAAAGAAAAATTCCCAGAGGTTGAAATATTCGTAACAAAGATAGACAGAGAGCTCAACGACAAAGGCTATATACTCCCTGGCCTTGGGGATGCAGGAGACAGAGCATTTGGGGCACCAATAAAGCTTTCAACCCTGCCGCAGGTGCACACAATAGAGTAG
- a CDS encoding radical SAM protein yields MLQKNNVKIVKVTLDGSKEVHDKRRIHRKDKRTYDKILDGIKEAQANGIKVIIFVNVDAQNINYIPQLVNELKENEIKATILLKRVNERSGTKYPYILTPKEYFERVFKIIREYRLKEVKVYEFDVFYASLFNALSSGTSIPAKLRYCGGVTPNVLIFDPRGDIYTCDYLLGNKRASVGTYYPEFKLNTNYYIWKNRTAGKIKECFNCRLSLLCSGGCPMEAYRAHGTLYKPYCEETKYLPDYIKLWLSLRREDND; encoded by the coding sequence ATGCTACAGAAAAACAATGTAAAAATCGTAAAAGTAACGTTAGACGGTTCCAAAGAAGTCCACGACAAAAGGAGGATTCACAGGAAAGACAAGAGGACTTATGATAAAATTTTAGACGGAATTAAAGAAGCTCAGGCTAATGGAATTAAAGTAATAATCTTTGTAAATGTGGACGCTCAAAATATCAATTACATCCCACAACTCGTTAATGAACTTAAAGAAAATGAAATAAAAGCCACAATTTTATTAAAAAGGGTTAATGAACGTTCAGGAACAAAGTATCCCTATATTCTAACTCCAAAAGAATACTTCGAGAGAGTCTTCAAAATAATAAGGGAGTATAGACTAAAAGAGGTCAAGGTTTATGAATTCGATGTGTTTTATGCAAGCCTTTTCAATGCTCTCTCATCAGGAACTTCAATTCCCGCAAAGTTAAGGTATTGTGGAGGAGTTACTCCCAATGTTTTGATATTTGATCCAAGAGGTGACATTTATACATGTGATTACCTTTTAGGTAATAAAAGAGCTAGTGTTGGCACTTACTACCCAGAGTTTAAATTGAACACAAACTATTACATCTGGAAGAATAGAACAGCAGGCAAGATAAAGGAATGCTTTAACTGCAGGCTATCTCTTTTGTGTTCTGGTGGATGCCCCATGGAGGCATATAGAGCTCATGGAACATTGTACAAACCCTATTGCGAAGAAACTAAGTATCTGCCTGACTACATAAAACTTTGGCTTTCCCTGAGGAGGGAAGATAATGATTAG